A stretch of Myxocyprinus asiaticus isolate MX2 ecotype Aquarium Trade chromosome 42, UBuf_Myxa_2, whole genome shotgun sequence DNA encodes these proteins:
- the plpp1a gene encoding phospholipid phosphatase 1 isoform X1: MFETRGIPFILLDIACLVLAGLPLAAFNLGKIKPFQQGFFCNDESISYPFHSSTVTSTVLYTVGFTIPICSMIIGECLSVYLKRIKSKSFCNGYVACIYKAIGTFVFGAAISQSLTDIAKYSIGRLRPHFLDVCRPDWSRINCTGGAYIEDFNCTGDETKFNEGRLSFYSGHSSFSMYCMLFLALYLQARMQAEWARLLRPTIQFFLIAASVYTGLSRVSDYKHHWSDVLTGLIQGAIVALLVVFFVSDFFKKKVEPQKEVEIPHTTLQETPTNGNHYDSPN, translated from the exons ATGTTCGAAACCAGAGGAATTCCCTTTATATTGCTTGATATCGCGTGCCTAGTACTTG CTGGCCTCCCGCTTGCAGCGTTTAACCTGGGTAAAATCAAACCATTTCAGCAGGGCTTTTTCTGTAATGATGAGAGCATCAGCTATCCCTTCCACTCCAGCACAGTCACCTCCACTGTGCTCTACACAGTGGGCTTCACAATTCCTATTTGTAGT ATGATCATAGGGGAGTGCCTTTCAGTCTATCTAAAGCGCATCAAATCAAAGTCTTTCTGCAACGGTTATGTAGCCTGCATCTATAAGGCCATCGGCACCTTTGTGTTTGGTGCCGCCATAAGCCAGTCACTCACTGACATTGCCAAGTATTCCATCGGCCGTCTGCGGCCACACTTCCTCGATGTGTGCAGACCCGACTGGAGTCGGATCAACTGTACTGGAGGGGCTTACATTGAGGACTTCAACTGCACTGGGGATGAAACCAAGTTCAACGAGGGCAG GCTCTCGTTTTACTCTGGTCACTCCTCATTCTCCATGTACTGTATGCTGTTCCTGGCA CTTTATCTTCAAGCAAGAATGCAAGCGGAGTGGGCACGGCTCCTTCGACCCACAATCCAGTTCTTCCTGATCGCTGCCTCTGTCTATACGGGACTGTCCCGCGTCTCAGACTACAAACATCACTGGAGTGACGTACTCACAGGCCTCATACAAGGAGCAATTGTGGCTTTACTAGTG GTATTCTTTGTGTCAGATTTCTTCAAAAAGAAGGTTGAACCCCAGAAAGAGGTAGAGATCCCACACACCACCTTACAAGAGACGCCTACGAATGGAAATCATTATGACAGCCCAAACTAA
- the plpp1a gene encoding phospholipid phosphatase 1 isoform X2, producing MFETRGIPFILLDIACLVLVGLPFAILTIQHKSFKRGFFCNDDSIKYPYKEDTISYQLLGGVMIPITVLTMIIGECLSVYLKRIKSKSFCNGYVACIYKAIGTFVFGAAISQSLTDIAKYSIGRLRPHFLDVCRPDWSRINCTGGAYIEDFNCTGDETKFNEGRLSFYSGHSSFSMYCMLFLALYLQARMQAEWARLLRPTIQFFLIAASVYTGLSRVSDYKHHWSDVLTGLIQGAIVALLVVFFVSDFFKKKVEPQKEVEIPHTTLQETPTNGNHYDSPN from the exons ATGTTCGAAACCAGAGGAATTCCCTTTATATTGCTTGATATCGCGTGCCTAGTACTTG TTGGACTCCCATTCGCAATACTCACAATACAACACAAATCATTCAAACGAGGATTTTTCTGTAACGATGACTCTATCAAGTACCCATATAAAGAAGACACCATTTCCTATCAGTTATTAGGAGGAGTAATGATTCCTATCACTGTGCTTACT ATGATCATAGGGGAGTGCCTTTCAGTCTATCTAAAGCGCATCAAATCAAAGTCTTTCTGCAACGGTTATGTAGCCTGCATCTATAAGGCCATCGGCACCTTTGTGTTTGGTGCCGCCATAAGCCAGTCACTCACTGACATTGCCAAGTATTCCATCGGCCGTCTGCGGCCACACTTCCTCGATGTGTGCAGACCCGACTGGAGTCGGATCAACTGTACTGGAGGGGCTTACATTGAGGACTTCAACTGCACTGGGGATGAAACCAAGTTCAACGAGGGCAG GCTCTCGTTTTACTCTGGTCACTCCTCATTCTCCATGTACTGTATGCTGTTCCTGGCA CTTTATCTTCAAGCAAGAATGCAAGCGGAGTGGGCACGGCTCCTTCGACCCACAATCCAGTTCTTCCTGATCGCTGCCTCTGTCTATACGGGACTGTCCCGCGTCTCAGACTACAAACATCACTGGAGTGACGTACTCACAGGCCTCATACAAGGAGCAATTGTGGCTTTACTAGTG GTATTCTTTGTGTCAGATTTCTTCAAAAAGAAGGTTGAACCCCAGAAAGAGGTAGAGATCCCACACACCACCTTACAAGAGACGCCTACGAATGGAAATCATTATGACAGCCCAAACTAA